The genomic region ACGCGGCCCCGCCGGTGTCTATTTCGGCACCAACAGCGGGTCGGTCTTTGCAAGCCTGGATGAAGGGGAAAGCTGGCAGGAAATTGCCCGCCATCTGCCTACAATCCTGTCGGTTGAAGTGCTGGACCGGCAAGGCACGGCTTAGGCTGTATCGACGTTCAGGTTTTGGGCGCGGTGCGAGGCGGATTTTGCCCCTGGCATCGTTGAAAACCCCTTGTGGCGGGGCCTTACCACCTCGCGAGGATTTCGGCGAAGCCAGAACGCAAAAGACACCACAGCCGGGCTGATCAAACCAGCGGCTGCGCTCCGGCAGCAACGCCAGTGCCGGGGATTGTCTCCTGGATCACCGGAAAGCCGAGCCGGCTGGACTGGTCGCTTTCAAGCGCAGCGCCATCGATGATGTAGCCGCTGTTCAGGCCCTCCACCGAACCGCGCAGATCGCCGATTTTTTCAGCCGCTTTGCGGATCATCGCCGCTTCGAGCTTCTTGTCGTATTTGCCGGGTTTGGCATCGCCATAATACTGGATGCTGGACGTTTTTTGCGTTGCGCCGGCAACGGAGGGAACGGCAAACATCAGACTGGCCAATGCTGTAGCGATGGCTGTATGGAATTTGGCTTTCATGGCTTTGCTTCCCTGTTGTCATCCGGTTTTTCCGGATTTGTCTCTGCGTCCGTCTGTCGCGAACCGTTGAAAGATAGCAGGGACAGCTTAGAAAACGGCAAAGGGGCAGGGTAAAGAAGCTGCGTTCAAAGCTGGTTTCGCAAAGGTTAAGACCTGTGCCCGGCTGGCGCAGCAGATCGCTCAAAGGCACCAGGCAAGCAGGCTTTCGGTCATGGCGATGAAGACCGAAGCGCCATGAACATGCCAAAGCCATGCCGTGATTCCCAACAACAGCCCGGCTGCTATGGCCGAGGCAGTAAACAGGACAGGGCGGGTCATTAACTCAGCCTGCCAGCAGGCGGCGCAGCTTGTCGAGGGCTGTATCGGGATTTTCGCTGAAGGCAATCGTTCCCATGAAGGTACCGTCCGGCTTCATCAGATAGACGCTGGCGGTGTGGTCCATGGTGTAGCCGCCATCGTCAAGGTCCACCTTGCGGTAATAGACGTGGAACCCCTTGGCGGCCTTGTCCATCTCTTCAAGCGAGCCGGTCAGCCCCGTTACCCGGTCGCTGAACGGGCTGAGATAGTTTGCCAGCACTTGCGGCGTGTCGCGCTCGGGATCGACGGTGATGAAGTAAATCCTGATGTCCTTCGCCTCCTCGCCCAGCATATCCATCCAGCTGGTGGCTTCGGCCAGGGTCGTCGGGCAGATCTCGGGGCAGTGGGTAAAACCGAAGAAAACCAGATGCGGGCTGCCGCGCATGTCTTCCAGCGTAAACGGCTTGCCATCGGCGGTCTGTAATTCAAACGGGGCACCAAGGCCGATGCCGGTGTTTTCGTCATCGGTTCCAAGCGCCACGAATACGGCAGCCGCAGCAAACAGCGCAACCATGCCCCAAAGCAGATATCGAAGGTTCTTCATTTTAGAGCGTGTCTTGATTAGCTGGAAGCAGTTTGAATGGATGGATTTTTCGCCTCTGGCAAGGAGAATACCGCTGCAGGATGTTTATCCATCCTGCGAGGATTTCGACGAAGCCAGCGCGCAAAAGACACCACAGCCGATGCAATACCATGTTGAACACCCTTTTGTTCTGCAATCGCCTGAACCTGGTTCCTGCGCCTTGCCGAAGACCCGGTTACCGGCGTTCAAACGATTCCATCCAACCAGGACACGCTCTTGCTGCTTATTCCGGGTCGAGCGGTTCTGTGCCCGCCGGCTTGCCATCGGAGCCGACCCGGATTTTCTCGACCTTCTTTTCGGCAGCAGCAAGCAGTTTCTGGCAGTGGGCGCGCAAGGCTTCACCACGCTCATAGCGGGCGATCGACTGATCAAGCGGCACGTCTCCGCCCTCCAGGCTGGAAACAATCTTTTCCAGTTCTTCCAGTGCCTCTTCAAAGGCCATTTCGCCGATGGGCTTTTGTTCTTCTGCCATTCAACTATCCATTGCGCCGACTATTGATTGCGCCAAATATTGACAACGCCTGCCCGCACCGAGCGGCCTCAGCCCCTCATGAGGCGGTTTACATGGGCGCCGGCGGATTCGGCAAGCCCCTGAAGATCGTATCCACCTTCGAGCAGGCTTACCAGCCGGTTTTGTGCATGTTTCTGTGCCAGATCCATCAATTTGCCGGTTGCCCAGTCGAAATCGTCCGCGGTCAGTTCCAGACCGGCAAGCGGATCACGATAATGGGCGTCAAACCCGGCGGAAATCAGGACGAAATCCGGCCTGAAGCCGTCGATTGCCGGCAGCACCCTTTCGCGAAACGCCGCCTTGAATGCTTCGCTCCCGTCACCATCGCGCAAGGGCGCATTGAATATGTTGCCGGCACCGGTTTCGTTGAGCGCGCCGGTGCCCGGATAAAGTGGCATTTGATGGGTGGAGGCAAACAGCACGCTGCCATCTTCATAGAAGATGTCCTGCGTCCCGTTTCCGTGATGAACGTCGAAATCGACGATCGCCACCCGCTCTGCACCATGTTTTTCCTGTGCGTACCGGGCGGCGACAGCAACCGTATTGACGAGGCAAAACCCCATAGCGGTGGTCTTTTCGGCATGATGACCGGGCGGGCGCACCGCGCAGAAGACATTGTCGGCCCGTTCCTCGAACACATCGTCAACCCCTGCCAGGGCACCGCCGACAGCCCGCAAGACCGCTTCCCAGCTTTTGGGCGAGGCAGAGGTGTCCGCATCAATCTGCGCCAGGCCTGTTTCGGGGATGAGCGAGCGAATGCGTTCCAGATAGTTTGACGGATGCGCCAGTTCGAAAACTGCCGGATCGGCCTGCGGCGCTTCCTTGCGCTCAAGTGCATCGAAAATGTTCGCTTGAAGAACCTTTTCAACGGCCCGCAAACGGTCTGGCCGCTCCGGATGGCCCGGCATGTTGACGTGCTCCAGGCAGACGGGATGAGAATAGACAAATGTGGTCAAGGTGAAATCCGCGGTTGGAACGCCATCACGGCAGCAATGAATGGCAGTGTCAAGCACCGGCTGTGGACCCCGCTTTCAAGCTCTGGCCGGCGCTATTGATGAATGAGGTGGACCGAGCCGTCTTCCAGCCCGACGACAAACCCTTTCGGGTTGTTCGTTTCGATGCCGATTGCCTTGTCGATGGGGGAGGGAAGGTCAA from Salaquimonas pukyongi harbors:
- a CDS encoding SCO family protein; protein product: MKNLRYLLWGMVALFAAAAVFVALGTDDENTGIGLGAPFELQTADGKPFTLEDMRGSPHLVFFGFTHCPEICPTTLAEATSWMDMLGEEAKDIRIYFITVDPERDTPQVLANYLSPFSDRVTGLTGSLEEMDKAAKGFHVYYRKVDLDDGGYTMDHTASVYLMKPDGTFMGTIAFSENPDTALDKLRRLLAG
- a CDS encoding exodeoxyribonuclease VII small subunit; this translates as MAEEQKPIGEMAFEEALEELEKIVSSLEGGDVPLDQSIARYERGEALRAHCQKLLAAAEKKVEKIRVGSDGKPAGTEPLDPE
- a CDS encoding histone deacetylase family protein codes for the protein MTTFVYSHPVCLEHVNMPGHPERPDRLRAVEKVLQANIFDALERKEAPQADPAVFELAHPSNYLERIRSLIPETGLAQIDADTSASPKSWEAVLRAVGGALAGVDDVFEERADNVFCAVRPPGHHAEKTTAMGFCLVNTVAVAARYAQEKHGAERVAIVDFDVHHGNGTQDIFYEDGSVLFASTHQMPLYPGTGALNETGAGNIFNAPLRDGDGSEAFKAAFRERVLPAIDGFRPDFVLISAGFDAHYRDPLAGLELTADDFDWATGKLMDLAQKHAQNRLVSLLEGGYDLQGLAESAGAHVNRLMRG